A genome region from Bacillaceae bacterium IKA-2 includes the following:
- a CDS encoding GerMN domain-containing protein, which translates to MKNLKYLVLTLVLSLVLAGCGQGTTDSPKDEDANLGAENGNEQLDSATEPANEEVNEEVNEEVNEETKEKAVDVEVLETINLYFADEQLMKMYRVETAVNFPKNEEGIKGALELWAAGPVEAGLYGLVPEELVTVQSVEDVNGVAHISFSSDLLEANLGSSGEGFLIQQIVMVVEQFGYDKFFILINGEIDENFLGHVGLSDSEPLILKNSPEDYELYQQ; encoded by the coding sequence ATGAAAAACTTAAAATACTTAGTATTAACGCTAGTACTGAGCCTTGTTTTGGCTGGGTGTGGTCAAGGGACTACCGATTCTCCCAAAGATGAAGATGCTAATTTGGGCGCTGAAAACGGAAACGAACAACTAGACTCCGCAACTGAACCTGCGAATGAAGAAGTGAATGAAGAAGTAAACGAAGAAGTAAACGAAGAAACCAAGGAAAAAGCTGTTGATGTAGAGGTACTAGAAACAATCAACCTTTACTTTGCTGACGAACAATTAATGAAGATGTATCGAGTTGAAACGGCAGTAAATTTTCCGAAAAATGAAGAAGGCATTAAAGGTGCTTTAGAACTTTGGGCTGCTGGACCTGTTGAAGCAGGATTATATGGACTTGTACCTGAAGAACTCGTAACTGTTCAATCAGTTGAAGATGTAAATGGTGTTGCTCACATCTCTTTCTCAAGTGACCTATTAGAAGCTAATTTAGGTTCATCAGGAGAAGGCTTTCTAATTCAGCAAATCGTTATGGTTGTCGAACAATTTGGCTATGATAAATTTTTTATTTTAATTAATGGTGAAATAGATGAAAATTTCTTAGGCCATGTTGGTTTAAGCGATAGCGAACCTCTAATTTTAAAAAACTCACCTGAAGATTACGAGCTGTATCAACAATAA
- a CDS encoding BH0509 family protein — MSRQERKNMVNFIERMKGLESSQLMHMTDQEVEHIYNSVYLKLEQQE, encoded by the coding sequence ATGAGTCGACAAGAGCGCAAAAATATGGTTAATTTTATTGAAAGAATGAAGGGTTTAGAATCAAGTCAACTAATGCACATGACAGACCAAGAAGTTGAGCACATCTATAACTCGGTTTACTTAAAGCTCGAACAGCAAGAGTAG
- a CDS encoding flavin reductase family protein — translation MLKSTNKTVLHSYPGLIALVTAEWNGTKNIMSAGWHSYISYAPPIYGVAIAEERFTHHLVKNSGEFAIQFVPAEFAQYIEGSGKLTGGDGDKFEALKIPYKKGETINSPILTDAYVVYECKVKDIQKYGDHDWIVADITKFHKDETRFKDGLPNWDNLELPLFIGKSQYLVANKDTKIVTVELKK, via the coding sequence ATGCTTAAAAGTACAAATAAAACAGTTCTTCATTCTTATCCAGGATTAATTGCTCTCGTTACTGCAGAGTGGAATGGCACAAAAAATATTATGTCTGCTGGTTGGCATTCATACATATCTTACGCTCCACCTATTTACGGTGTGGCCATTGCCGAGGAGCGCTTTACTCATCACTTAGTAAAAAATTCAGGGGAGTTTGCAATACAGTTTGTTCCAGCCGAATTTGCTCAATATATTGAAGGATCTGGGAAATTAACTGGGGGCGACGGGGACAAGTTCGAAGCTTTAAAAATACCATATAAAAAAGGTGAGACTATTAATTCTCCAATTCTTACTGATGCTTATGTTGTATACGAATGTAAAGTTAAAGATATTCAAAAGTATGGTGATCACGATTGGATTGTCGCAGACATTACGAAATTCCACAAAGATGAAACACGATTTAAAGACGGACTTCCTAATTGGGACAACCTTGAACTCCCGCTCTTTATCGGTAAATCACAGTATTTAGTTGCAAATAAAGACACGAAGATAGTAACAGTTGAATTGAAAAAATAA
- the modB gene encoding molybdate ABC transporter permease subunit, producing MEQINLFPLFLSFRVALTATFLTIMIGLPIAYYLSRAKGRFADFLDTVITLPIVLPPTVLGYYLLVLLGRQSTIGHFLEERFNIMIVFTPTGAVIAAMIVSIPFLIKSAKAAFLNIDSNVVNAARVLGRGELNIFITIIIPLAWRGVVAGISLGFARALGDFGTTLMVAGSIPNKTMTMPIAIYDALLAGNRELANILVLIMTVVSLIVLYTINRLEKHVSKGGSN from the coding sequence ATGGAACAAATTAATTTATTTCCATTATTTTTATCTTTTAGAGTTGCTTTAACAGCAACTTTTTTGACGATTATGATTGGCTTGCCGATTGCCTACTATTTAAGTCGGGCAAAAGGTCGGTTTGCAGATTTTCTAGATACAGTAATTACTTTACCGATTGTCCTTCCTCCTACTGTTTTAGGCTATTATTTACTTGTCTTATTAGGAAGACAAAGCACCATCGGTCATTTTCTAGAAGAGCGCTTTAATATTATGATTGTTTTTACCCCTACTGGTGCTGTCATTGCTGCAATGATTGTCTCAATCCCATTTTTAATTAAGTCAGCAAAAGCTGCTTTTTTAAACATCGATTCAAATGTTGTCAATGCTGCTAGAGTTCTTGGGAGAGGCGAATTAAATATTTTCATAACAATTATTATTCCTCTTGCTTGGCGAGGGGTTGTAGCTGGGATATCGCTAGGGTTTGCCCGTGCTTTAGGTGACTTTGGAACAACATTAATGGTGGCAGGAAGTATTCCTAATAAAACAATGACAATGCCAATCGCTATTTATGATGCACTTCTCGCTGGTAATCGGGAATTAGCCAATATCCTTGTCCTAATCATGACAGTTGTTTCCCTTATTGTTCTATACACCATTAACCGTCTTGAAAAACATGTTTCCAAGGGGGGAAGTAACTAA
- a CDS encoding ATP-binding cassette domain-containing protein, producing the protein MLAITIKKQLGSFNLDVDFQAKKGIVGILGPSGCGKSITLQAIAGLLKPDSGKVSIGERVLFDSEQKINIPARDRKIGYVFQNYALFPHLSVAENIGYGLKKLSKQDKEKKVNNMIETVQLTGLEGRYPNELSGGQQQRVALARTLVTEPDILLLDEPFSALDQHVKQLLELELLEIIKRNFSGVVLFVTHNIEEAYRLCDHLCLYNDGKNIQFDEKDRVLQTPINKEAAKIVGCKNIFPIEQFKQHCREIQINSSLSGNKKYIGIHSYHATFVKNENSENTYPYEVVSIIESIDHSTVTVSVAGLHIKVDVPKLMVKGISSGDVRLYLPAEKFFLME; encoded by the coding sequence ATGTTAGCTATTACGATAAAAAAACAGTTAGGGAGCTTTAACTTAGATGTAGATTTTCAAGCAAAAAAAGGAATTGTTGGTATTTTGGGGCCATCAGGGTGTGGAAAAAGCATTACCCTACAAGCCATTGCTGGGCTTCTAAAGCCAGATTCGGGTAAAGTCTCAATTGGTGAGCGCGTTCTTTTTGACAGTGAGCAAAAAATTAATATTCCTGCCCGTGACCGTAAAATAGGCTATGTTTTTCAAAATTATGCCCTTTTTCCCCATCTTTCTGTTGCTGAGAATATCGGCTATGGTTTGAAGAAACTATCTAAACAGGATAAGGAAAAAAAAGTAAATAATATGATTGAAACAGTTCAGCTTACAGGGTTAGAGGGCCGTTATCCAAATGAATTATCAGGAGGTCAGCAGCAACGGGTCGCATTGGCTAGAACGCTTGTAACAGAACCTGACATTCTGCTATTAGATGAACCATTTTCAGCTCTCGATCAGCACGTCAAACAGCTACTTGAACTAGAACTACTTGAAATTATTAAACGGAATTTCTCTGGTGTCGTCCTTTTCGTCACCCATAATATCGAAGAAGCATACCGTCTGTGTGATCATTTATGTCTATACAATGATGGTAAAAACATTCAATTCGATGAAAAAGATCGAGTATTACAAACACCAATTAATAAAGAAGCAGCCAAAATTGTTGGCTGCAAAAATATTTTTCCGATTGAACAATTTAAACAACATTGTCGCGAGATACAAATTAATTCTTCTCTTTCAGGAAACAAGAAATATATCGGCATTCATAGTTATCACGCAACATTTGTTAAAAATGAAAACTCCGAGAACACCTATCCTTATGAAGTTGTGAGCATTATTGAGAGCATTGACCATTCAACAGTTACCGTGTCAGTCGCAGGATTACATATTAAAGTAGACGTTCCGAAGTTGATGGTCAAGGGGATTTCAAGCGGAGATGTAAGACTCTACTTGCCAGCCGAGAAATTTTTCTTGATGGAATAA
- a CDS encoding type II secretion system F family protein — MIYLSFFLTITFAVLAIFKAKQKKPQPKKKRRIDLLLTTMPTAEAESKEIAKEKDSFYRRIIFPLMKDYKRSFKQRLPGEKTARLEKQLLQAGSPFNMTPVEFRLFQLLLFIIVPILFGLYGMLVYGELRSAIIFGLVGLVVSFIVPNFYLKQKTKQRGKLALKALPDTLDLLTVSLEAGLGFDAALNKIVSKKSGVLNDEFTRCLEEIRLGKTRREALTGVKERLVVPEVSGLINNILQAEKLGIGMVQVLRVQSEDVRDRRKQRAEEQAMKAPIKMLFPLVLFIFPSLFIVLLGPAVIQIIETFSQ; from the coding sequence ATGATCTATCTGAGCTTTTTTCTTACAATCACATTTGCTGTACTTGCAATTTTTAAAGCTAAGCAGAAAAAGCCTCAGCCAAAAAAGAAACGTAGAATTGATTTGCTGTTAACTACGATGCCAACTGCTGAAGCAGAATCAAAAGAAATAGCAAAAGAAAAAGACTCTTTTTATAGAAGGATTATTTTTCCGCTAATGAAGGATTATAAGCGAAGCTTCAAACAGCGGTTGCCTGGCGAGAAAACAGCAAGACTAGAAAAGCAGCTTTTACAGGCAGGTAGTCCCTTTAATATGACACCTGTCGAATTTCGCTTATTTCAACTTTTACTTTTCATCATAGTACCAATCTTGTTTGGACTATATGGGATGTTAGTATATGGGGAGTTGCGGAGTGCGATTATATTTGGACTAGTAGGATTAGTTGTAAGTTTTATTGTTCCTAACTTTTATTTGAAACAAAAGACAAAACAAAGAGGTAAACTAGCCCTTAAAGCGCTGCCTGATACACTTGACCTGCTGACAGTTAGCTTAGAAGCTGGACTAGGCTTTGACGCAGCCTTAAATAAAATTGTCTCAAAAAAATCAGGAGTTCTAAATGATGAATTTACTCGTTGCCTAGAGGAAATACGCCTTGGCAAAACGAGACGAGAGGCCTTAACTGGGGTAAAAGAGCGGCTTGTCGTACCGGAGGTTAGTGGATTAATTAATAATATTCTCCAAGCTGAAAAACTTGGCATCGGTATGGTTCAAGTACTGCGTGTTCAATCGGAGGATGTTCGTGATCGTAGAAAGCAACGGGCTGAAGAACAAGCTATGAAGGCACCAATTAAAATGCTCTTTCCCCTCGTTCTTTTCATCTTCCCTAGTCTATTTATTGTTCTTTTAGGTCCAGCAGTGATTCAGATAATCGAAACTTTTAGTCAGTAG
- a CDS encoding type II secretion system F family protein codes for MEPILLFFILISSSLLFVALFQMLFLSKEKQNQRMIHYLNLEINEESFNKKEFSFALQLRLANQLIKKKFLKKNKNKNLELLLKSSGLSMKPEEFVAFRIIAALLAGLFLNLILGNLLFLVIGLFGGYLLPMWWLKRQQAKRIQQFNEGLSDMITTIIGSLRAGFSFQQALKSVIDEAESPIKDEMDIVMKEMQYGKNIEEALYELKQRMPSDDLDLMIQAILIQRQVGGNLATILAKIVETIRDRTKIQQQIVTLTAQGRLSGMVIGLMPFILAGILYLINREYISVLFTNPIGLVLVGIGLFMGVLGIIFIRKITTIEV; via the coding sequence ATGGAACCAATTTTATTATTTTTTATCCTTATTTCTTCTAGTTTATTGTTTGTTGCTTTATTTCAAATGCTCTTTTTATCTAAAGAAAAGCAAAATCAGCGGATGATTCATTATCTCAACTTAGAAATAAACGAAGAATCCTTTAACAAAAAGGAATTTAGTTTTGCTTTACAGTTGCGGTTGGCAAATCAATTGATTAAAAAAAAGTTTCTGAAAAAAAATAAAAACAAAAATTTAGAACTATTATTGAAAAGTTCAGGTTTATCTATGAAGCCCGAAGAGTTTGTCGCTTTTAGAATCATTGCTGCTTTACTAGCTGGACTCTTTTTAAATTTAATATTAGGAAACCTTTTATTTTTAGTTATTGGTCTTTTTGGTGGCTATTTACTGCCAATGTGGTGGCTAAAAAGGCAACAAGCTAAACGTATACAGCAGTTTAATGAAGGGTTATCAGATATGATTACGACGATTATTGGTTCACTAAGAGCTGGATTTAGTTTTCAACAAGCCCTTAAATCCGTTATCGATGAAGCCGAATCGCCAATAAAAGATGAAATGGATATTGTCATGAAAGAAATGCAGTATGGTAAGAATATCGAAGAAGCACTATATGAATTAAAGCAAAGAATGCCAAGTGATGATTTAGATTTAATGATCCAGGCGATTTTAATTCAAAGGCAAGTTGGCGGGAATTTAGCAACGATATTAGCTAAAATTGTCGAAACAATTAGAGATCGGACAAAAATTCAACAACAAATCGTCACTTTAACGGCTCAAGGAAGACTTTCGGGAATGGTTATCGGGCTAATGCCATTTATTTTAGCGGGAATTCTCTATCTTATCAACCGAGAGTATATTAGTGTACTTTTTACAAATCCAATTGGATTAGTTTTAGTTGGAATAGGATTATTTATGGGAGTGTTAGGGATTATTTTTATTAGAAAAATAACAACAATTGAGGTGTAA
- a CDS encoding CpaF family protein codes for MNLLNRIQAKQQTQAQGKPDTKKNHLIEAVDVQRDKLEVVTENEKNKIFFEAKSAERESSAAAERENRVDEPPIEQNENNDIHMDSHIKGTPSEKDSEKQEHIKSFRKLADQTQKQAKTDATEKSKPENMDVQLKNLLHKKIITDYKNANLDEIVSKLDELVDEIVLEEKSLQGNIDHKKVVTEMFNDLTGFGPINPLLNDPDISEVMVNGPNKVFVERKGKIILTDVTFRNNEHVLQIIEKIVAPIGRRIDESSPMVDARLPDGSRVNAIIPPLALNGPTITIRKFAEDPFKIEDLVGFGTLTEEMAVFLDACVKSSLNIFVSGGTGSGKTTTLNVLSAFIPNDERIITIEDAAELQLGQEHVISLETRPPNIEGTGEISIRDLVKNSLRMRPDRIVIGEVRGAEALDMLQAMNTGHDGSLATGHSNSPRDMISRIETMVLLGGVDLPVKAIREQIAGAIDVIIQQSRLKDGSRKITNITEVQGLEGDVIVLQDIFAFKQKGVDSQGKIIGKLVPTGVRPKFYSRLENSGLNIPANVFIEVEDDW; via the coding sequence ATGAATTTATTAAATAGAATTCAAGCAAAACAACAAACTCAAGCACAAGGAAAACCTGACACTAAGAAAAATCATCTAATAGAAGCAGTTGACGTTCAACGAGATAAGCTAGAAGTTGTAACAGAAAACGAAAAAAATAAAATTTTCTTTGAAGCGAAATCAGCAGAGCGAGAAAGTAGTGCAGCAGCAGAAAGAGAAAATAGAGTAGATGAACCACCGATAGAACAAAATGAAAACAACGATATCCACATGGACAGTCATATCAAAGGGACCCCATCTGAAAAAGACTCAGAAAAACAAGAGCATATTAAAAGTTTTCGAAAGTTAGCAGATCAAACTCAAAAACAAGCTAAAACTGATGCTACTGAAAAAAGTAAACCTGAAAATATGGATGTGCAATTAAAAAATCTCCTTCATAAAAAAATTATTACTGATTATAAAAATGCTAATCTCGATGAGATTGTTTCAAAGTTAGATGAACTGGTAGATGAAATTGTCCTAGAAGAAAAATCACTGCAAGGAAATATTGATCACAAAAAAGTTGTTACTGAAATGTTCAATGATTTAACAGGCTTTGGTCCAATTAATCCACTCTTAAATGACCCAGATATTTCAGAAGTAATGGTGAATGGTCCAAACAAAGTTTTTGTTGAGAGAAAAGGAAAAATTATTCTGACAGATGTAACTTTTCGTAATAATGAGCACGTCTTGCAAATTATCGAAAAAATTGTCGCGCCGATCGGTCGGCGAATCGATGAAAGTAGTCCAATGGTTGATGCAAGACTACCGGATGGTTCACGTGTCAATGCAATTATTCCACCTTTAGCTTTAAATGGACCAACAATAACGATTCGTAAGTTTGCCGAAGACCCCTTCAAAATTGAGGACTTAGTTGGCTTCGGAACACTAACTGAAGAAATGGCTGTTTTCTTAGATGCTTGTGTAAAATCAAGTTTGAATATTTTTGTTAGTGGTGGAACTGGTTCAGGGAAAACGACTACTTTAAATGTCTTATCCGCATTTATTCCTAACGACGAACGGATTATTACGATCGAGGATGCTGCGGAATTACAGCTTGGCCAAGAGCATGTCATTTCATTAGAAACAAGACCACCGAATATAGAAGGTACTGGCGAAATTTCTATTCGCGACCTTGTTAAAAATTCTTTACGGATGAGACCTGACAGGATTGTAATTGGAGAGGTTCGTGGTGCGGAAGCATTAGACATGCTCCAAGCAATGAATACTGGTCATGACGGCTCACTAGCAACAGGTCACTCAAACAGCCCGAGAGACATGATATCGCGAATCGAGACAATGGTTCTACTCGGAGGAGTTGATCTTCCTGTAAAAGCAATTCGTGAACAGATTGCCGGGGCGATTGATGTCATCATCCAACAATCAAGATTAAAAGATGGCTCGAGAAAAATAACAAACATTACCGAAGTTCAAGGGTTAGAAGGAGATGTCATCGTTTTACAAGATATTTTTGCCTTCAAGCAAAAAGGAGTCGACAGTCAAGGGAAAATTATTGGTAAACTAGTTCCTACTGGCGTAAGACCAAAATTTTATAGTCGCTTAGAAAACTCTGGTCTTAATATTCCCGCAAATGTATTTATCGAAGTGGAGGATGATTGGTAA
- a CDS encoding P-loop NTPase, with protein sequence MSNREIQQCGELIAVCSGNGGIGRTLLAVNLAIALKKKNLQVSILDADFQFGDINMALDLQSSLTILDLVNEINNLDETGIKDFLVTHGSGVTVLSAPARPEYANLITTEVIEKAVDLLVKENDFVVVDTEVGLQEKSLTIIEKADQILLITNLEIATLKNTKLMLETFVTLGLRDKVKIIVNQSTTKGIIKLADLPAILGKEALYCIPSNVNVATKSLNQGIPIVTSRGTSDLAKAYYKLAEQLIDKKETTGTIEKRPSLLSGVFSKQKQVKRIERK encoded by the coding sequence ATGTCTAATCGAGAAATACAGCAGTGTGGAGAATTAATCGCCGTCTGTAGCGGTAATGGTGGAATTGGACGGACTTTGTTAGCTGTTAACCTTGCAATTGCACTTAAGAAGAAAAACCTTCAGGTTAGTATATTAGATGCGGACTTCCAATTCGGAGATATCAATATGGCACTAGATCTCCAATCCAGTTTGACTATACTTGATCTCGTTAATGAAATAAATAATCTGGATGAAACTGGGATAAAGGACTTTTTAGTTACCCACGGTAGCGGTGTTACCGTTCTTTCAGCTCCTGCTCGACCAGAATATGCAAACTTGATTACAACTGAAGTCATTGAAAAAGCTGTTGACTTATTAGTAAAAGAAAATGATTTTGTTGTTGTCGATACTGAGGTCGGTTTGCAGGAAAAAAGTCTGACAATTATTGAAAAGGCAGACCAAATACTACTTATCACAAATTTAGAAATAGCAACGTTAAAAAATACAAAATTGATGTTAGAAACGTTTGTGACTCTGGGGTTACGTGATAAAGTTAAAATTATTGTTAATCAATCAACAACAAAAGGGATTATAAAATTAGCAGATCTACCAGCAATTTTAGGAAAAGAGGCTCTTTATTGTATACCGAGTAATGTTAATGTTGCTACTAAATCACTCAATCAAGGAATTCCTATCGTTACAAGTAGAGGGACATCAGATTTGGCAAAAGCTTACTATAAACTCGCTGAACAATTAATTGATAAAAAGGAAACTACCGGAACTATCGAAAAACGGCCTTCACTTTTGTCAGGAGTATTCAGTAAACAGAAACAGGTCAAAAGGATTGAGAGAAAATGA
- the cpaB gene encoding Flp pilus assembly protein CpaB, producing MSAKSILLLAIIMGGITTLLFSNYLKNTTTTVSTEPTVEIIVAAEALKKNERISAEKLAVKVIPEKSFHPQTITSKEELEGLFVNADIETGEAFLSHRVQGEEDEKLLISRKVTDGFRAISLAINYVQSVSTLTEPEDLVDVIFTEMVLKEEKEEIVTKIILEEVRVLAVGRKMEEPTSAENYLEYSTVTFELTPADAIKLANAAERGTIHLMLNSRIDEVDDELK from the coding sequence GTGAGTGCAAAGTCTATTTTACTTTTAGCAATTATTATGGGCGGAATTACAACACTTTTATTTAGTAATTATCTAAAAAATACGACGACAACAGTAAGTACGGAGCCGACAGTAGAAATTATCGTAGCAGCAGAGGCTTTGAAAAAAAATGAACGAATATCCGCAGAAAAATTAGCAGTGAAAGTAATTCCTGAAAAATCTTTTCATCCACAAACGATTACATCAAAAGAAGAATTGGAAGGTTTATTTGTCAATGCAGACATCGAAACAGGTGAAGCTTTTTTAAGTCATCGAGTGCAAGGGGAAGAAGACGAAAAGTTATTGATTTCGAGAAAAGTCACAGACGGATTTCGGGCAATTTCCTTGGCCATTAATTATGTTCAGTCAGTTTCGACATTAACTGAACCAGAAGATTTAGTGGATGTTATTTTTACTGAAATGGTGTTAAAAGAAGAAAAAGAAGAAATTGTCACTAAGATCATTTTAGAAGAAGTTCGTGTATTAGCCGTTGGTAGAAAGATGGAAGAACCAACTTCTGCTGAAAATTATCTTGAATATAGCACGGTTACTTTTGAATTAACACCTGCGGATGCGATCAAATTGGCAAATGCAGCAGAACGAGGGACTATTCATCTAATGTTAAATAGCCGCATAGATGAAGTGGATGATGAGCTAAAATAA
- a CDS encoding Tad domain-containing protein: MKKKWLHANEEDGAIIVLVALMMVVLLSISALVVDAGGLYLEKSRVQKAVDAAVLAGAQELPSTSSAQQIAIDVANKNGVVIDANDISVTPSSIEVITETEKELTFARIMGFFTANVAARAKAGKGGTVGGTGFLPLTVVESAFKKGDLVSLALTTNDASKGNFQYVRFPNTTLAENITNGYKGYLSIGMKLDTEPGNNTSSSHVRNAINARINADIGKLYCDSYLTADKTCSRLIYIPMVDTMAVQGSSQQITIVGFAAFLLNDSPVGTGNNAGIKGYFMDSVFPGTIGTPTVDFGLSTLKLVN, encoded by the coding sequence ATGAAAAAGAAATGGTTACATGCAAATGAAGAAGACGGAGCGATCATAGTTCTTGTGGCGCTTATGATGGTTGTATTACTTAGTATAAGCGCGCTTGTTGTTGACGCCGGAGGATTATATCTCGAAAAAAGTCGAGTCCAAAAAGCAGTTGATGCTGCAGTTTTAGCAGGAGCGCAAGAACTACCTTCGACATCGAGTGCGCAACAAATCGCAATCGATGTTGCAAATAAAAATGGAGTTGTGATTGATGCTAATGATATTAGCGTGACCCCTAGTTCTATAGAGGTGATAACTGAAACCGAAAAAGAACTTACCTTTGCTCGTATTATGGGGTTTTTTACTGCAAACGTCGCAGCTAGAGCTAAAGCCGGAAAGGGAGGTACTGTTGGTGGAACTGGATTTTTACCATTAACTGTTGTTGAAAGTGCGTTCAAAAAAGGAGATCTAGTTTCGTTAGCTTTAACAACAAATGACGCCTCAAAAGGTAATTTTCAATATGTTAGATTTCCTAATACTACGTTAGCTGAAAATATTACAAATGGATATAAAGGGTATTTGTCGATAGGCATGAAATTGGATACTGAACCAGGTAATAACACGTCTTCTAGTCATGTCCGAAATGCTATAAACGCTCGAATAAATGCTGATATTGGTAAATTATATTGTGATAGTTATCTAACCGCTGATAAAACCTGTAGCAGACTGATTTATATCCCAATGGTTGATACGATGGCAGTTCAGGGTTCTTCTCAGCAAATAACAATTGTAGGTTTTGCTGCTTTTTTATTAAATGATTCTCCGGTTGGAACTGGTAATAACGCTGGTATTAAAGGTTATTTTATGGATTCAGTTTTCCCGGGAACTATCGGTACACCAACAGTAGATTTTGGATTAAGTACACTAAAATTAGTGAATTAG
- a CDS encoding TadE/TadG family type IV pilus assembly protein: MKSEKGQAVVEFALVFMLLALIFSGIVDFGRTFHAYLALDHAGRESARVASLGSTDLNIKEVAKNAARQLTIKDTDITIIPIKANRTSGVYATVTLTYNITFITPLIGKLFDDNQLTLESKTVMRVE; encoded by the coding sequence GTGAAATCTGAAAAAGGGCAAGCGGTAGTTGAATTTGCACTCGTTTTTATGTTATTGGCTTTGATTTTCTCTGGGATTGTTGATTTTGGTCGTACTTTTCACGCTTACCTAGCCCTTGATCATGCAGGGAGAGAATCGGCAAGGGTTGCGAGTCTAGGTAGCACTGATCTGAATATTAAGGAAGTAGCTAAAAATGCAGCTCGGCAGCTCACCATAAAAGATACAGATATTACTATTATTCCGATTAAAGCTAATCGTACGAGTGGTGTCTATGCAACTGTGACGTTGACCTATAATATTACATTCATTACACCGCTAATAGGTAAATTATTCGATGATAACCAGCTTACGCTCGAATCAAAAACTGTCATGAGAGTGGAGTGA
- a CDS encoding prepilin peptidase, which translates to MFWINILLLIVLVICLITDLKSRKIYNKVLFPTLVIAFVGHFMISGWAGVGSASLGFLLGLAILLIPFLLGGMGAGDVKLLAVIGALKGSAFVLTTAIYMALVGGIIALVIILSKKGRAKGLFYHFWAKKHGIDLLYEKSALSATFPYGVAIVAGALLALYS; encoded by the coding sequence ATGTTTTGGATCAATATATTATTACTAATAGTACTTGTGATTTGTTTAATAACTGACTTAAAAAGTAGAAAGATTTATAACAAAGTTCTCTTCCCGACTCTTGTAATTGCTTTTGTCGGTCACTTTATGATTAGTGGTTGGGCGGGTGTTGGTTCGGCCTCTTTAGGATTTCTGCTCGGCTTAGCGATATTATTAATTCCTTTTTTATTAGGCGGCATGGGTGCAGGAGATGTCAAGTTATTAGCAGTGATTGGTGCTTTAAAAGGTTCTGCTTTTGTACTGACTACGGCAATTTACATGGCTTTAGTAGGCGGGATTATCGCTTTAGTGATTATTTTAAGTAAAAAAGGCAGAGCAAAAGGACTTTTCTATCACTTTTGGGCGAAAAAACATGGAATTGATCTCCTGTATGAAAAAAGTGCACTCTCTGCTACATTTCCTTATGGTGTGGCGATTGTCGCGGGAGCTTTACTAGCATTATATAGTTAG
- a CDS encoding Flp family type IVb pilin — translation MVNKLKQLVVQEEGQGMTEYGLVLGTIAVLVVAVLLIFGDGIKVMFGNIIDQLTDATS, via the coding sequence ATGGTAAACAAATTAAAGCAATTAGTGGTTCAAGAAGAAGGACAAGGTATGACGGAGTATGGGTTAGTATTAGGAACAATTGCAGTTTTGGTGGTTGCAGTACTATTAATATTTGGAGATGGAATAAAAGTAATGTTCGGAAATATTATAGATCAATTAACAGATGCTACTTCTTGA
- a CDS encoding DUF192 domain-containing protein, whose protein sequence is MNLFNQSNGKILADNILVASTFSTRLRGLMFTRVFPSNSAMHIIPCRSIHTFFMNYAIDVVYLDANFQIVAIDEMVAPRKFGKIYKNTVSVVELPAGKVADTKTKVGHYFKKTERGEM, encoded by the coding sequence ATGAATCTTTTCAATCAAAGCAACGGAAAAATATTAGCAGATAATATTTTAGTTGCCAGTACGTTTTCGACAAGACTTCGTGGATTAATGTTTACACGTGTATTTCCGTCAAATAGTGCTATGCACATTATACCCTGCCGGTCCATCCATACTTTTTTTATGAACTATGCAATTGATGTAGTTTATCTTGACGCTAATTTTCAAATTGTAGCCATCGACGAAATGGTCGCACCAAGGAAGTTTGGCAAGATATACAAAAACACTGTATCAGTTGTAGAGCTGCCTGCTGGAAAAGTTGCAGACACAAAGACAAAAGTAGGGCATTATTTTAAAAAAACCGAAAGAGGAGAGATGTAA